Proteins encoded in a region of the Pseudothermotoga elfii DSM 9442 = NBRC 107921 genome:
- a CDS encoding polyribonucleotide nucleotidyltransferase yields MKTWKREILGREFIVEHGKVAKQANGAVVARIGDTTVLATAVMSDSAVEGIDFVPLTVEFQERFYAAGKIPGGFIKREGKPSEMAILSARTIDRPIRPLFPKHLRNEVQVVVTVISTDSVNTPDIVGVFAASLALNISDIPFNGIVAAVRVGLVDGKIVLFPTEDQLQKSLLDIVVAGTEDTITMVEGEAKEVSESQMLQALLKAHDAIKQIIDFEKEILSYFNIEKAQIAEKTLPEEIEKEFSQLLDGNELRERLLIQGKKARSNALSEYFKKIYEILEARYGTEKIEELSVLLKDKYEEALKYKMRRIIVEEGTRLDMRKPKDIRPITCETGLLPRVHGSALFTRGETQSLGIVTLGAPMDEQIIDSLLEEGTKRFMLHYNFPPFSTGEVKPLRGPSRREIGHGHLAERALKFVLPDEDRFPYTIRIVSEILESNGSSSMATVCSGSLALMDAGVPISKHVAGVAMGLILEKDSQIVLTDILGAEDHWGDMDFKVAGTRDGITAFQMDCKVSGVSADLLERALNQAKEARLYVLEKLYETISKPRDTLSKYAPVIKVISIDPSKVAEIIGPGGKIIKALIKDYDVKISVDDLTGKVSVIGGNEEKVDAAIEQINSILKEISVGDVFSGKVTRIEPFGVFVEISPGKVGLLHQSKLITDLKTVKIGETMRVKVSNIDNLGRLQLEEFSDSPDHKHGEKRSFKRHRKNDN; encoded by the coding sequence TTGAAAACTTGGAAACGCGAAATACTTGGAAGAGAATTTATTGTTGAACATGGAAAAGTGGCCAAACAGGCCAATGGTGCTGTTGTTGCCAGAATTGGCGATACGACAGTCCTTGCAACTGCTGTCATGTCTGATTCCGCAGTAGAAGGGATCGATTTTGTCCCTTTGACTGTTGAATTTCAGGAGAGATTTTACGCCGCAGGTAAAATACCGGGAGGATTCATAAAAAGAGAAGGAAAACCAAGCGAAATGGCTATACTCTCGGCAAGAACTATCGACAGGCCAATAAGACCTCTTTTCCCAAAACACCTGCGCAATGAAGTTCAGGTGGTTGTGACAGTTATATCGACAGACTCGGTTAACACACCGGATATAGTTGGTGTTTTTGCTGCTTCGCTCGCTTTGAACATATCAGACATACCATTCAATGGAATCGTCGCGGCAGTGAGAGTGGGATTGGTTGATGGAAAAATAGTACTGTTTCCAACTGAAGATCAGCTTCAAAAAAGTCTGCTTGATATAGTTGTTGCTGGTACTGAAGACACCATAACAATGGTTGAAGGTGAAGCAAAAGAAGTCAGCGAGTCTCAGATGCTTCAGGCTCTTCTCAAAGCACACGATGCTATCAAGCAAATCATTGATTTCGAGAAAGAAATTCTTTCCTATTTCAATATTGAAAAAGCACAGATTGCGGAAAAAACTTTGCCAGAAGAAATTGAAAAAGAATTTTCGCAATTGCTTGATGGCAACGAATTGAGAGAAAGACTTTTAATCCAAGGGAAAAAAGCAAGAAGCAACGCTCTGAGTGAGTATTTCAAAAAAATCTATGAAATCTTAGAGGCCAGATATGGAACTGAAAAAATCGAAGAATTGTCAGTTTTGTTGAAAGACAAATATGAAGAAGCACTGAAGTATAAAATGAGAAGAATCATAGTGGAAGAAGGCACTCGACTGGATATGAGGAAACCGAAAGATATAAGACCAATAACCTGTGAAACAGGCCTGCTTCCGCGAGTTCACGGCTCCGCGTTGTTTACCAGAGGCGAGACACAGAGTCTCGGTATAGTTACTCTTGGGGCACCAATGGATGAACAGATAATAGATTCTCTACTCGAAGAGGGAACAAAAAGATTCATGCTCCATTATAATTTTCCTCCCTTCTCCACAGGTGAAGTAAAACCGCTTAGAGGACCAAGCAGGCGTGAAATTGGGCACGGACATCTGGCGGAAAGGGCTTTAAAATTTGTATTACCTGATGAAGACAGATTTCCATACACAATTCGTATTGTTTCGGAGATTCTCGAATCCAATGGCTCTTCTTCGATGGCAACAGTGTGTTCTGGTTCTCTCGCCCTTATGGACGCCGGCGTACCAATTAGCAAACACGTAGCCGGTGTAGCTATGGGGTTGATACTCGAAAAAGATTCGCAGATAGTTTTGACGGACATTCTCGGCGCAGAAGACCACTGGGGAGATATGGACTTCAAAGTTGCAGGTACTCGCGATGGTATAACAGCATTTCAGATGGATTGCAAAGTATCTGGAGTTTCTGCCGATCTACTTGAAAGAGCTTTAAATCAAGCTAAGGAAGCGAGATTATATGTACTTGAAAAACTTTACGAAACGATTTCCAAACCAAGAGACACTTTATCCAAGTATGCCCCTGTAATAAAAGTAATATCAATAGATCCATCAAAAGTGGCTGAGATAATTGGCCCGGGAGGAAAAATCATAAAAGCCCTGATAAAAGACTATGATGTTAAAATCTCGGTTGACGATCTCACAGGTAAAGTAAGTGTGATCGGCGGCAACGAGGAAAAAGTAGATGCTGCTATTGAGCAGATTAATTCTATATTAAAAGAAATCTCCGTTGGCGACGTATTTAGTGGAAAAGTGACACGTATTGAACCTTTTGGTGTTTTTGTGGAAATATCTCCCGGAAAAGTGGGACTGTTGCACCAGAGCAAACTTATAACAGACTTGAAAACTGTAAAAATAGGAGAAACAATGCGTGTCAAAGTTAGCAACATAGATAATCTTGGAAGACTTCAACTCGAGGAATTTTCCGATTCTCCGGATCATAAGCATGGCGAGAAGCGTTCATTCAAGAGACATAGAAAAAACGATAATTAA
- a CDS encoding M16 family metallopeptidase gives MQIEIKKTNSNKIYIVPVNGVETVSIAFIVPAGSTSEDKEYAGCAHLLEHIVFKGTKRYDEFSLKYELEVFGGSLNAFTTKDFTVYYARVPYFHFEKAVDILGELVFSPLIEEEAVNLEKSVVIEEIKSYNEDHLTRVHDLFAESILKEPYSRPISGYEETVKKIDADVLKKFHQKHYGSIKVIVVGKVTDDLLKTIANILRNDKPVSENNLKVNFSNPSNAYEARSNITQVHMITGTPIEIGLEDKRYPALLVLNTLLGSGMSSLLFNTIREKLGLVYEIDTVGNFWKESSLIGIYASTSTEKFPRYVQEINTILKRATIEKHYFEYGKKRLIGKLQMITESVPSVFAYVLEFLISRSEPLPIERLFEKIESVEYNHVQNLWREICENRWHWTCIIPHGEERLMKEL, from the coding sequence ATGCAAATTGAGATAAAAAAAACAAATTCAAATAAGATCTACATTGTACCGGTAAACGGTGTTGAAACTGTATCAATTGCATTCATTGTTCCGGCAGGTTCAACATCTGAAGACAAAGAATATGCAGGCTGCGCACACCTTCTGGAACATATAGTATTTAAAGGTACGAAAAGATACGATGAGTTCTCGCTGAAATATGAACTGGAAGTTTTCGGAGGTAGTTTAAACGCGTTCACCACAAAAGATTTCACAGTGTACTATGCCAGAGTTCCATACTTTCATTTTGAAAAAGCTGTGGACATACTCGGAGAACTTGTCTTTAGCCCTCTCATCGAAGAAGAGGCGGTAAATCTGGAGAAATCTGTGGTCATAGAGGAAATAAAATCCTATAACGAAGATCATTTAACTCGCGTTCATGATCTGTTTGCTGAGAGTATATTAAAAGAACCTTATTCCAGGCCGATCAGTGGATACGAAGAAACGGTGAAAAAAATCGACGCCGATGTGCTGAAAAAATTTCATCAGAAACACTACGGTAGTATCAAGGTTATTGTCGTGGGCAAGGTAACTGATGATCTCTTAAAAACAATTGCGAATATCCTGAGAAATGATAAACCCGTTTCTGAAAACAACCTGAAAGTGAATTTCAGCAATCCTTCCAATGCTTATGAAGCCAGATCGAACATAACTCAGGTACACATGATTACAGGAACTCCAATCGAAATAGGTCTTGAAGATAAGAGATATCCTGCCCTTCTCGTTCTCAATACTCTATTGGGAAGTGGAATGAGCTCTTTATTATTCAACACGATAAGAGAAAAGCTTGGATTGGTTTATGAAATTGACACAGTTGGCAATTTCTGGAAAGAATCTTCTTTAATAGGTATCTATGCATCTACAAGTACTGAAAAGTTTCCAAGATATGTACAGGAAATAAACACCATATTGAAAAGGGCCACAATAGAAAAACATTATTTTGAATACGGCAAAAAGAGGTTAATTGGAAAACTTCAAATGATCACAGAAAGTGTTCCGAGTGTGTTTGCTTATGTACTCGAATTTCTCATATCAAGAAGTGAACCACTACCGATTGAAAGGTTATTCGAAAAAATCGAATCTGTTGAATACAATCATGTTCAAAATCTATGGCGAGAGATTTGTGAAAACAGATGGCACTGGACCTGTATAATTCCACATGGAGAAGAAAGGTTGATGAAAGAGCTATGA